From the genome of Chloroflexaceae bacterium:
GGCTGGGCCGGCCTGGAGTGGGCCGAGGGGCTGCCGGGGGCCGTCGGCGGGGCTGTGGTCGGCAATGCCGGGTGCTACGGCGGCGATACCGCCAGTGTGCTGCTCAGCGCTGAGGTGCTGGTGGACAACGTGGTTGAAACCTGGCCCGTCGAACGGCTGGCCTACAGCTACCGCACCAGCGCCCTCAAAGAGGCCTGCATGTCTCCAGGCGCGCTCCCGCCCCTGGTGCTCTCGGCCACCTTCCGGCTCACCCGCGACGACCCGGCCAGGCTCATGGCCTCCATGCAACGCATTGCTGCTGAACGCAAGCGCAAAACTCCCGCCGGAAGCTCCTGCGGCAGCGTCTTCAAGAACCCGCCCGGCGACAGCGCCGGGCGCCTCATCGAGCGCGCAGGGTTAAAGGGACGCCGGGCGGGCGGGGCGATTATCAGCCCCGTTCACGCCAACTATATCGTCAATACCGGCGGTGCCACCGCCGCCGACATCATGACCCTGATTGACCTCGCCCGGAGTGAAGTGCTGCGCCAGTTCGGCGTCGCCCTGGAGCTGGAGGTG
Proteins encoded in this window:
- the murB gene encoding UDP-N-acetylmuramate dehydrogenase, with amino-acid sequence MNLTTAPLPIREHEPMDRHTSWRAGGVARYYAEIGARAEALALAAWAREHALATIWVGRGTNLLVRDAGYPGLVAVYRAQQWRIDEHGDTAALNVEAGAPMAGLARRLAAMGWAGLEWAEGLPGAVGGAVVGNAGCYGGDTASVLLSAEVLVDNVVETWPVERLAYSYRTSALKEACMSPGALPPLVLSATFRLTRDDPARLMASMQRIAAERKRKTPAGSSCGSVFKNPPGDSAGRLIERAGLKGRRAGGAIISPVHANYIVNTGGATAADIMTLIDLARSEVLRQFGVALELEVCVL